A genomic stretch from Malus domestica chromosome 15, GDT2T_hap1 includes:
- the LOC103401023 gene encoding sulfate transporter 1.3 — protein MASIHSSNEDIEAKELDTRSVSSSRNHSQGAPYIHKVGVPPKQNLFKEFSNTVKETFFSDDPLRPFKHQPKSRKLILGVQAIFPIFEWGRGYNLLKFRGDLIAGLTIASLCIPQDIGYAKLANLAPQYGLYSSFVPPLIYAIMGSSRDIAIGPVAVVSLLLGTLLQNEIDPVKNPDDYRRLAFTATFFAGITQATLGILRMGFLIDFLSHAAIVGFMGGAAITIALQQLKGFLGIQKFTKKTDIVSVMQSVFHSAHHGWNWQTIVIGVSFLSFLLLAKYIGKKKKNLFWVPAIAPLISVILSTFFVYITHAEKDGVAIVRHIEKGINPPSVNEIFFTGDYLAKGFKIGVVAGMVALTEAIAIGRTFASMKDYQLDGNKEMVALGTMNIVGSMTSCYVATGSFSRSAVNYYAGCETAVSNIVMSVVVFLTLQFITPLFKYTPNAILAAIIISAVINLVDFQAAILIWKIDKFDFVACMGAFFGVIFASVEIGLLIAVSISFAKILLQVTRPRTAILGKIPRTNVYRNIQQYPEATKVPGVMIVRIDSAVYFSNSNYIKERILRWLVDEEEQLKEAYLPSIQFLIVEMSPVTDIDTSGIHALEELHRGLQKRDIQLVLANPGPVVIDKIHASHVATLIGEDRIFLTVADAVSSCSLKLVEEA, from the exons ATGGCTTCAATTCATTCAAGCAACGAGGACATCGAAGCCAAAGAATTGGACACCAGAAGCGTGTCATCTTCTCGCAATCATTCACAGGGTGCGCCATACATTCACAAAGTGGGAGTTCCTCCAAAGCAGAACCTTTTCAAGGAATTCTCGAACACTGTGAAAGAAACCTTCTTTTCAGATGATCCTCTACGGCCCTTCAAGCACCAACCTAAGTCGCGAAAGCTCATCCTTGGCGTGCAGGCTATTTTCCCCATATTCGAATGGGGGAGAGGCTATAACCTATTGAAGTTTCGGGGTGATCTAATTGCTGGACTGACTATTGCTAGTCTCTGCATTCCTCAG GACATTGGATATGCAAAACTTGCAAACTTGGCTCCCCAGTATGGATTGT ATTCGAGCTTTGTTCCACCATTGATCTATGCGATCATGGGCAGCTCAAGAGATATTGCCATCGGACCTGTGGCTGTGGTGTCTCTCCTGCTGGGTACACTTCTTCAGAATGAGATTGACCCTGTTAAGAACCCAGATGATTACCGGCGCCTGGCCTTTACGGCTACCTTCTTTGCAGGCATCACCCAAGCCACCCTTGGGATTTTGAG GATGGGGTTCTTGATTGATTTCTTATCTCATGCTGCCATTGTTGGGTTTATGGGTGGAGCTGCCATCACAATTGCTCTTCAACAGCTTAAGGGTTTTCTCGGAATACAAAAGTTCACAAAGAAAACTGATATTGTTTCTGTAATGCAATCTGTATTTCACTCAGCTCATCATGGG TGGAACTGGCAGACAATAGTTATCGGAGTATCATTTTTATCATTCCTCTTGCTTGCCAAATATATT ggaaagaagaagaagaatctcTTCTGGGTTCCAGCAATCGCCCCGCTAATATCTGTTATCCTGTCCACTTTTTTTGTGTACATAACTCATGCAGAAAAGGATGGGGTTGCAATT GTGAGACATATCGAAAAAGGAATCAATCCTCCATCTGtgaatgaaatattttttaCTGGTGACTATCTTGCGAAGGGTTTCAAGATTGGGGTTGTAGCTGGAATGGTAGCATTGACG GAAGCTATAGCaattggaagaacttttgcttCCATGAAGGACTACCAGTTAGACGGAAACAAAGAAATGGTGGCTCTAGGAACCATGAATATTGTCGGCTCAATGACTTCCTGCTATGTCGCGACAG GTTCCTTCTCACGCTCGGCAGTGAATTACTATGCCGGATGCGAAACTGCAGTCTCAAATATTGTCATGTCCGTTGTTGTTTTCCTAACCTTGCAATTCATTACACCTCTTTTTAAGTACACCCCGAATGCCATTCTTGCTGCCATCATTATATCCGCTGTGATCAACCTAGTCGACTTCCAAGCAGCAATCCTTATATGGAAGATTGACAAATTCGACTTTGTCGCTTGCATGGGAGCCTTCTTTGGTGTTATCTTTGCATCTGTTGAGATCGGCCTCTTAATCGCG GTCTCAATATCCTTTGCTAAAATCCTCTTACAAGTTACCAGACCACGGACTGCAATACTCGGGAAGATTCCGAGGACAAATGTATACAGAAACATCCAACAGTATCCAGAAGCAACGAAGGTTCCAGGGGTTATGATTGTGAGAATTGACTCTGCAGTTTACTTCTCCAACTCCAATTACATTAAAGAGAG GATATTAAGATGGTTGGTAGATGAAGAAGAACAGTTGAAAGAAGCCTACCTACCAAGCATTCAGTTTTTGATCGTTGAAATGTCAC CCGTGACTGACATTGACACCAGTGGAATTCATGCTTTGGAAGAGTTGCATAGGGGTCTCCAAAAGAGAGACATTCAG CTTGTTCTCGCAAACCCCGGACCGGTGGTGATTGATAAGATTCACGCATCCCACGTTGCAACCTTGATCGGCGAAGACAGAATCTTTCTCACGGTGGCTGATGCCGTCTCATCCTGTTCTCTGAAATTGGTGGAAGAAGCTTAG